From Pararhodobacter zhoushanensis, the proteins below share one genomic window:
- a CDS encoding AraC family transcriptional regulator has translation MPSANLPSSSLFAAVRSSVLATIARKLDDSRQNTDLLLRRHGISRSLLDDPYGAVPMGAYLAFFDDAAVQMRDPALGARLGLEIRAGDVGPVGILLSLSSSIATGLHRFARYTSALQHMTEASFVETADAHVFSYRIATDKAWPREQDAEFSMVSLMQILRSGFGGRTPPLGVQFEHPAPADTSVLEKCFRCPLQFGQAANRILIDPDFSKQGVRVEDKPLITALERHIAELIGLIPEADTVTQQIEALVSATLGRTPVTLVALAARMGESPRTLQRKLSQEGTSLRQIVTDRRRATADRLLALGTRVGDVATALGYADGTAFWRARKGWEENAPGPHEPDA, from the coding sequence ATGCCGTCTGCAAATCTGCCTTCTTCGTCGCTCTTTGCCGCCGTGCGCAGCTCGGTTCTGGCGACGATTGCGCGCAAGCTTGATGACTCGCGCCAGAACACCGATCTTCTGCTGCGCCGCCACGGCATCAGCCGCAGCCTGCTGGACGATCCGTATGGCGCGGTGCCGATGGGCGCGTATCTGGCGTTCTTCGATGATGCGGCGGTGCAGATGCGCGACCCGGCGCTTGGCGCGCGGCTGGGGCTTGAGATCCGCGCGGGCGATGTCGGCCCGGTCGGCATCCTGCTGTCGCTGTCGAGCAGCATCGCCACCGGATTGCACCGCTTCGCCCGCTATACCAGTGCCTTGCAGCACATGACCGAAGCCTCGTTCGTCGAGACCGCCGATGCGCATGTGTTCTCATACCGGATCGCCACCGACAAAGCCTGGCCACGCGAGCAGGATGCCGAGTTCTCGATGGTCTCGCTGATGCAGATCCTGCGCAGCGGCTTCGGCGGCCGCACCCCGCCGCTGGGCGTGCAATTCGAACACCCGGCACCTGCCGACACCAGCGTGCTGGAGAAGTGCTTTCGCTGCCCGCTGCAGTTCGGGCAGGCCGCCAACCGCATCCTGATCGACCCCGATTTCTCGAAACAGGGCGTCCGGGTCGAGGATAAACCCCTGATCACGGCGCTCGAACGCCACATCGCGGAACTGATCGGCCTGATCCCCGAAGCCGACACCGTGACCCAGCAGATCGAGGCGCTGGTCTCGGCCACGCTGGGCCGAACGCCGGTCACGCTGGTCGCGCTGGCCGCGCGGATGGGGGAATCCCCGCGGACGTTGCAGCGCAAATTGTCTCAGGAAGGGACCAGTCTGCGCCAGATCGTCACCGACCGCCGCCGCGCCACCGCCGACCGGCTTCTGGCGCTCGGCACCCGCGTCGGCGA
- a CDS encoding aminotransferase class III-fold pyridoxal phosphate-dependent enzyme produces the protein MLDRNNFLKDQNTLHQFHPMTHPLISREHRPQIIVDSDGCYVTDIDGNRMVDGLGGLWNVNVGHNRAEVKAAIVKQMDRISYYSSFAGTATAPSIELSARVCQMGATEEVDKVMFSANGSDAVETALKLARQYWKLVGEPMRTKFISLKQGYHGVHFGGLSVNGTPYYRTVYEPLLPGCFQIDTPWTYRNPYSEDPAELTNAVITQLERTIYHEGAGTIAAFIAEPIQGAGGVIVPPADFWPRLRAVCDQHGILLIADEVVTGFGRSGSMFGSRGWGVKPDIMCLAKGITSGYVPLGATTLNKRVASAWYDGFTPEGVIMHGYTSTGHPLACAAALAVLDIVEGEDLPGNAARMGERLMAGLKPLAETCSVVGEVRGKGLMIGLDFVSDKKTRTPIDPGTGIVERIAGYAREKGAIVRPAGSVIILSPPLVIGEAEIDVIIDALTYGCARYDAETRA, from the coding sequence ATGCTTGACCGCAATAACTTCCTGAAGGACCAGAACACCCTTCACCAATTCCACCCGATGACACACCCGCTGATTTCGCGTGAGCATCGCCCGCAGATCATCGTCGATAGTGATGGCTGTTATGTGACGGATATCGACGGCAACCGCATGGTCGATGGTCTGGGCGGTTTGTGGAACGTCAACGTCGGCCACAACCGGGCCGAGGTGAAAGCCGCAATCGTCAAGCAGATGGACCGCATCAGCTATTATTCCTCGTTTGCCGGGACGGCCACCGCGCCGTCGATCGAGCTGTCGGCGCGGGTGTGTCAGATGGGCGCGACCGAAGAGGTCGACAAGGTGATGTTCTCGGCCAATGGCTCGGATGCGGTGGAAACCGCGCTCAAGCTGGCGCGGCAATACTGGAAGCTGGTCGGCGAGCCGATGCGCACCAAGTTCATCTCGCTGAAACAGGGCTACCACGGCGTGCATTTCGGCGGGCTTTCGGTGAACGGCACGCCGTATTACCGCACCGTTTACGAACCGCTGCTGCCCGGCTGTTTTCAGATCGACACGCCCTGGACCTATCGCAACCCGTATTCCGAAGACCCGGCCGAGCTGACCAACGCGGTCATCACCCAGCTTGAGCGCACGATCTATCATGAAGGCGCGGGCACCATCGCCGCCTTCATCGCCGAACCCATTCAGGGCGCGGGCGGGGTCATCGTGCCGCCGGCGGATTTCTGGCCACGGCTGCGGGCGGTCTGTGACCAGCACGGCATCCTGTTGATCGCGGATGAAGTGGTCACCGGCTTTGGCCGCAGCGGGTCGATGTTCGGATCGCGCGGCTGGGGGGTGAAGCCCGACATCATGTGTCTGGCCAAGGGGATTACCTCGGGCTACGTGCCCTTGGGCGCGACCACGCTGAACAAGCGTGTGGCCTCGGCCTGGTACGACGGGTTCACGCCTGAGGGCGTGATCATGCATGGCTATACCTCGACCGGGCACCCGCTGGCCTGCGCCGCCGCACTGGCGGTTCTGGATATCGTCGAAGGCGAGGATCTGCCGGGCAACGCCGCCCGAATGGGCGAACGGCTGATGGCCGGGCTGAAGCCACTGGCCGAGACGTGCTCGGTGGTCGGTGAAGTGCGGGGCAAGGGGCTGATGATCGGGCTGGATTTCGTGTCCGACAAGAAGACCCGCACGCCGATCGACCCCGGCACCGGCATTGTCGAGCGCATCGCAGGCTATGCCCGCGAGAAGGGCGCGATTGTGCGCCCGGCGGGCTCGGTCATCATCCTGTCGCCGCCGCTGGTGATCGGCGAGGCCGAAATTGACGTGATCATCGACGCGCTGACCTATGGGTGTGCGCGCTACGACGCAGAAACCCGGGCGTAA
- a CDS encoding tripartite tricarboxylate transporter substrate binding protein: MTKTLLTLSTALLALMPLAAAAEYPERPVEFIVPWPPGDLEDVLTRMIADRFQATYGVPAAVVNKPGGGGGPFPGAVDVALAPADGYTVGSFVIDVPLVGPHIGIPPLTPNPFDPIGIFVTYPFVIATSGDAPYQTLQELAAYAQDHAVSLGHFGDETTPARHSMALAQALGFSYASSSAFDMLDCNTLASGDADVINTTLQLIRPCLDSLTILAAVTNERISILPDVPTAGEIVPELDVSTWNGLFVRSDTPQDARDRIAAVAAEVMASDEATQLAADTGALIYWMDAAASQEQMARDVETLGRISAFLGE, translated from the coding sequence ATGACAAAAACACTGCTGACCCTTTCGACCGCGCTGCTCGCGCTGATGCCGCTGGCCGCCGCCGCCGAATACCCCGAACGCCCGGTCGAGTTCATCGTGCCCTGGCCGCCGGGTGATCTGGAAGACGTGCTGACCCGCATGATCGCCGACCGGTTCCAGGCGACCTACGGCGTTCCGGCCGCCGTGGTGAACAAGCCCGGTGGCGGCGGCGGTCCGTTCCCCGGCGCGGTCGATGTGGCGCTGGCGCCGGCCGATGGCTACACGGTCGGCTCGTTCGTGATCGACGTGCCGCTGGTCGGTCCGCATATCGGCATCCCGCCGCTGACGCCCAATCCTTTCGATCCGATTGGCATCTTTGTGACCTATCCCTTTGTCATCGCGACCTCGGGCGATGCGCCTTATCAGACGCTGCAAGAGCTGGCGGCCTATGCGCAGGACCATGCGGTCAGCCTGGGCCATTTCGGCGACGAGACGACGCCCGCGCGCCATTCGATGGCTTTGGCGCAGGCGCTGGGTTTCTCGTATGCCAGTTCCTCGGCGTTTGACATGCTCGACTGCAACACGCTGGCCTCGGGCGATGCGGATGTGATCAACACCACGCTGCAACTGATCCGCCCCTGTCTGGACAGCCTGACCATTCTGGCTGCCGTGACCAACGAGCGGATCTCGATCCTGCCCGACGTGCCGACGGCGGGTGAAATCGTGCCGGAACTGGATGTGTCCACGTGGAACGGTCTGTTTGTACGCAGCGATACCCCGCAAGATGCGCGGGATCGCATCGCGGCGGTGGCGGCAGAAGTGATGGCCTCGGACGAGGCGACACAACTGGCCGCAGACACGGGCGCGCTGATCTACTGGATGGATGCGGCCGCATCCCAAGAGCAGATGGCCCGCGACGTCGAGACCTTGGGTCGAATCAGCGCCTTTCTGGGCGAGTGA
- a CDS encoding tripartite tricarboxylate transporter TctB family protein produces the protein MQRVLSFLEMFRRSRRPGDLIFALGFVALSAVLAAMLPWQVRWVPRLAAPAQPAFWPAIGVAMMLGFGLLHLASTWVSPRLAGRREEVLLWLRSLEYVVWFVAYVVIVPLLGYLPATVLFAMTLSWRLGYRTARTLGLAALFGLGTVLVFKAGLGVRIPAGALYSGLPDSIRSFAMSRL, from the coding sequence ATGCAGCGCGTCCTCAGTTTTCTGGAAATGTTCCGCCGGTCGCGCAGGCCGGGCGATCTGATTTTTGCCTTGGGGTTTGTTGCCCTGTCAGCCGTTCTGGCCGCCATGCTTCCGTGGCAGGTGCGCTGGGTGCCGCGTCTGGCCGCGCCGGCGCAACCGGCGTTCTGGCCCGCGATCGGCGTCGCGATGATGCTTGGCTTCGGCCTGCTGCATCTGGCCTCGACCTGGGTGTCGCCCCGGCTGGCCGGCCGGCGCGAGGAGGTGTTGCTCTGGCTGCGCTCGCTCGAGTATGTCGTGTGGTTCGTCGCCTATGTGGTGATCGTGCCGCTGCTTGGCTACCTGCCCGCAACGGTACTGTTTGCCATGACGCTCAGCTGGCGGCTGGGCTATCGCACCGCGCGGACACTGGGGCTGGCGGCGCTGTTCGGCTTAGGCACGGTGCTGGTGTTCAAGGCCGGCCTGGGTGTGCGCATCCCGGCAGGGGCGCTGTATAGCGGATTGCCCGACAGCATCCGGTCTTTCGCCATGAGCCGGCTGTAA
- a CDS encoding tripartite tricarboxylate transporter permease, producing MSDIISAVHLLMQWQVVAAVLIGSIGGVIIGAIPGIGPAVAIAILLPATFSLDPLVGLALLLGIYGSSMYGGSLPAVLINTPGTAVNALTTYDGYPMTQQGQALRALGLAYGASFFSAIVSILALVLLSSVLAKVAPLFGSREIFLAALLGVILVITAHKGQVAAAGMMAGLGILLQSVGMEPVQYSMRFTFGQDWLIQGLDLIVVVLGLFAFSQAFLLMVEPEDKPTAKPIEGSMFRAICEVFRYWRTALTGSGYGVLMGIIPGVGEFTAQFLSYTTARKRSKTPEMFGKGSPEGLVASESANNAVPAAAMIPLLALGIPGEALTAMMLSVFYVHNVIPGPALFRDQLDFVYALYLALLVLNVIVIVFMLVSSNFLIKVIRIPTRYLGMMILLLSFVGVYSLRNSVIDCMLAAGFGVFGLILKRLNVPIVPLILGMVLGSIMEVKLRAAMGRVDGLADFVSRPISALLVIAIIWLVINAIRTGVRDMRLRAALAAE from the coding sequence ATGTCAGACATTATTTCCGCCGTTCACCTGCTGATGCAGTGGCAGGTCGTCGCGGCCGTGCTGATCGGCTCTATCGGCGGGGTCATCATCGGCGCCATTCCGGGGATCGGCCCGGCTGTCGCCATCGCGATCCTGCTGCCCGCCACCTTCTCGCTGGACCCGCTGGTCGGGCTGGCGCTGCTGTTGGGCATCTATGGATCGTCGATGTATGGCGGCTCGTTGCCCGCTGTGCTGATCAACACGCCCGGCACCGCTGTCAACGCGCTGACCACCTATGACGGTTACCCGATGACCCAGCAGGGCCAGGCGCTGCGCGCGCTGGGGCTGGCCTATGGTGCGTCGTTCTTCAGCGCGATTGTCTCTATTCTGGCGCTGGTCCTGCTGTCTTCGGTTCTGGCCAAGGTCGCGCCGCTGTTCGGCTCGCGCGAGATCTTTCTGGCGGCGCTTCTGGGGGTCATTCTGGTGATCACCGCGCACAAGGGGCAGGTCGCCGCCGCCGGGATGATGGCCGGGCTGGGCATCTTGCTGCAATCGGTCGGCATGGAGCCGGTGCAATACAGCATGCGCTTCACCTTCGGGCAGGACTGGCTGATTCAGGGGCTGGATCTGATCGTGGTGGTGCTGGGCCTGTTCGCGTTCTCGCAAGCCTTCCTGCTGATGGTCGAGCCCGAGGACAAACCCACGGCCAAACCCATCGAAGGGTCGATGTTCCGCGCGATTTGCGAGGTGTTCCGCTACTGGCGCACTGCGCTGACCGGCAGCGGCTATGGGGTGCTGATGGGGATCATCCCCGGCGTGGGCGAGTTCACCGCGCAGTTCCTCAGCTACACCACCGCGCGCAAACGCTCAAAAACGCCCGAGATGTTCGGCAAGGGCAGCCCTGAGGGGCTTGTGGCCTCGGAAAGTGCCAATAACGCGGTGCCGGCGGCGGCGATGATCCCGCTGCTGGCGCTGGGCATCCCCGGCGAGGCGCTGACCGCGATGATGCTGTCCGTGTTCTATGTGCACAACGTCATCCCCGGCCCCGCGCTGTTCCGCGATCAGCTGGATTTCGTCTATGCGCTGTATCTGGCGCTGCTGGTGCTGAACGTGATCGTCATCGTGTTCATGCTGGTGTCGTCGAACTTCCTGATCAAGGTGATCCGCATCCCGACGCGCTATCTGGGGATGATGATCCTGCTGCTCAGCTTTGTCGGCGTCTACAGCCTGCGCAATTCGGTGATCGACTGCATGCTGGCTGCCGGGTTCGGGGTGTTCGGGCTGATCCTAAAACGGCTCAACGTGCCGATCGTACCGCTGATCTTGGGTATGGTTCTGGGTTCGATCATGGAGGTCAAGCTGCGGGCCGCGATGGGCCGGGTCGACGGGCTGGCCGATTTCGTGTCGCGGCCGATCTCGGCGCTGCTGGTGATCGCGATCATCTGGCTGGTGATCAATGCCATCCGCACCGGTGTGCGCGACATGCGGCTGCGGGCGGCCTTGGCGGCCGAATAG
- a CDS encoding FAD-binding oxidoreductase, with amino-acid sequence MSAETAFAGVVGAEHVLGPARLALRDPGWCAGSQGAGLLVRPGSTAELAEVMRVAAAEGLSVVAQGGLTGLVDGTWSAPGQAIVSFERMARIVDLDAAQGVAVVEPGVTLAALDAALAPLGLMAGVDIAARDSCTIGGMVATNAGGTRVLRYGMTRASVLGLEVVLADGTVLDLMAPLLKNNAGYDLKQVFIGSEGTLGLVSKVALRVFARPQGSACALVGLEPGALGAVMVALRAGLGDGLAAIEAMWPGYYDTVAGLIGLTRLPMAGQGLYVIVEATGTSDAAARSALEACLEPLLEAGLLADAVIAQSQADRAAIWRIREESGAIDAAYGVALSYDVGLRLADLQGYVERLTARSPAPPLVFGHVGDGNLHVMFALPEGVERAPFDALVYDTLAEIAGSTVSAEHGIGLEKRAALQAALPPPVLAAMRSLKAAFDPQNRLNPGKVL; translated from the coding sequence ATGTCGGCTGAAACTGCGTTCGCCGGGGTGGTCGGGGCCGAGCATGTGCTGGGGCCCGCGCGGCTTGCCCTGCGCGATCCCGGTTGGTGCGCGGGCTCGCAGGGGGCGGGGCTGCTGGTGCGGCCCGGCTCGACGGCAGAGCTGGCAGAGGTGATGCGCGTCGCCGCTGCCGAGGGCCTGTCGGTGGTGGCGCAGGGCGGGTTGACCGGGTTGGTTGACGGGACATGGAGCGCGCCGGGACAGGCGATCGTGTCCTTCGAGCGCATGGCGCGGATTGTCGATCTGGACGCAGCGCAGGGTGTGGCGGTGGTGGAGCCGGGGGTGACCTTGGCCGCTTTGGATGCCGCGCTGGCGCCGTTGGGCCTGATGGCGGGCGTCGATATCGCTGCGCGCGACAGTTGCACGATTGGCGGGATGGTGGCGACCAATGCCGGGGGCACGCGGGTGCTGCGCTACGGGATGACGCGCGCCTCGGTGCTGGGGCTTGAGGTGGTGCTGGCCGATGGGACGGTGCTGGACCTGATGGCGCCGCTGCTCAAGAACAATGCGGGCTATGATCTGAAACAGGTGTTTATCGGGTCGGAGGGGACTCTGGGCTTGGTGAGCAAGGTGGCGCTGCGGGTGTTTGCGCGCCCGCAGGGAAGTGCCTGTGCACTGGTCGGGCTGGAACCGGGTGCGCTGGGCGCGGTGATGGTCGCGCTGCGGGCGGGGCTGGGTGACGGGCTGGCGGCAATCGAGGCGATGTGGCCGGGGTATTACGACACTGTGGCCGGGCTGATCGGGCTGACGCGGCTGCCGATGGCCGGGCAGGGGCTGTATGTGATTGTCGAGGCGACGGGGACCAGCGATGCCGCCGCGCGGTCGGCGTTGGAGGCATGTCTTGAGCCGCTGCTGGAGGCCGGGCTGCTGGCCGACGCGGTGATCGCGCAGTCGCAGGCCGACCGGGCGGCGATCTGGCGCATCCGCGAGGAAAGCGGCGCAATTGATGCGGCGTATGGCGTGGCGCTCAGCTATGACGTGGGGCTGCGGCTGGCGGATCTGCAGGGCTATGTGGAGCGGCTGACGGCGCGCTCGCCCGCGCCGCCGCTGGTGTTCGGGCATGTGGGGGATGGCAACCTGCACGTGATGTTCGCACTGCCCGAAGGGGTAGAGCGCGCGCCGTTTGACGCGCTGGTCTATGACACGCTGGCCGAGATTGCGGGGTCCACCGTCTCGGCCGAGCACGGGATCGGGCTGGAAAAACGCGCCGCCCTGCAGGCCGCGCTGCCACCGCCGGTGCTGGCCGCGATGCGCAGCCTGAAGGCGGCGTTCGATCCGCAGAACCGGCTGAACCCGGGAAAGGTGCTGTGA